Part of the Kitasatospora sp. NBC_01266 genome, GCTGCTCCAAACGCGCGGCCAGGTGCCCGCCACCGAGCTGGCCGAACGCCTGGAGGTCTCCGTCCGCACCGTCTACCGGGACGTGGAGGCGCTGTCGGTGGCCGGCGTCCCCGTCTGGGCCGAGCGCGGCCGACACGGCGGGATCAACCTGCTGCCCGGCTACCGCACGGACGTCACCGGGCTGACCAGTGACGAGGCCCGCGCGCTGTTCGTCCTCTCCCCCCAGTGCGCGCACCAGGCACTCGGCCTCGGGGACGCCATCAACTCGGCGCTGCGCAAGGTGATGGCCGCCCTCCCCGCCCCGCACCGCCCGGCGGCCGAGCGCACCAGCCAGCGGATCCTGATCGACCCCGCCCGCTGGATGCGGGCCGAACCGAACGGCACCGCCGACCTCGGCGAGCTGCAACGGGCCGTCTTCACCGACCGGAGAATCGTCCTGACGTACCGTCACAGCGGTGCCGGCGAGCCGAGCGAGTACACCGTCGACCCGTACGGGCTGGTGAGCAAGGCCGGCGTCTGGTACCTGGTGGCCGACCTGGACAGCGAGCCCCGGCTGTTCCGGGCGGACCGGGTGCTGGCCGCCACCGTCTCCGACGACCCGGTGTGCCACCGGCCCGGCCTCGGCCTCGCGGACGTGTGGACGGTGCTCCGCGACCAGGTCGAGCGGGTGCCTGAAAGCGTACGGGTCCTCGTCCGCGCCCGCCGCAGCCGCCTCGACATGCTGCTGCGCATCCACGGCTCCCGGGTGGCCGTTCCGCCCGCCCCCGGTGACGGCGAGTGGGCCGAACTCACTTTCGCCTTCCCGGCCGTCCGGGCCGCCCGCGCCCTGCTCTCCTTCGGCACGGACATCGAGATCCTCGCCCCGCCCGAGGCGCGCGTCGAACTTGCCCGCGCCGCAGCGGAGATCACGCAGCTGTACGGCTAGCCGGGCCCGCCAAGGCAGTTGAAGGCCCCGACCGGTTGGTGGTTTCCGGTCGGGGCCTTCGTCATACCCCGGTTCTGGTCTCAGTTGGGGTTCCGGGCCCTGGGGAGCGGGGATCAGGCGGCGAGGCTGAAGTGCCCGTAGCTCGGTGCGGCGATGAAGGTCAGGTAGCTGTTGGCGCCCGCCGCGGCGACCGGGGTGGAGCGGTTGGTGGTGCTGCCATCGCCGAGCTGGCCGTAGCCGTTGTAGCCCCAGGCCCGCACCGTGCCGTCGCTCAGCAGGGCCAGTGCGTGCACCTGGCCGGCGGCGATGGACTTCACGTTGGCGAGGTTCTGGACGGCGACCGGGGTGAGTCGGTCGGTGGTGCTGGCGTCTCCCAGCTGGCCGTAGCCGTTGTAGCCCCAGGCCCGCTCCGTGCCGTCGCCCAGCAGGGCGTAGGTGGAGTTGCCGCCGGCCGCCAGGGAGCGGGCGTTGGCGAGGTTCTGGACGGCGACCGGGGTGTAGCGGTTGGTGGTGCTGCCGTCACCGAGCTGACCGTTGCCGTTGTAGCCCCAGGCCGACACCATGCCGTCGTTCAGCAGTGCCACGCTGTGGTTCTGGCCGCCCGCGAGCGCCTGGGCGTTGTTCAGTCCGGCCACGGTGACCGGGTTGGAGCGGCTGGTCGTGGTGCCGTCACCGAGCTGGCCGTAGCCGTTGTAGCCCCAGGCCCGCACCGTGCCGTCGTTCAGCAGCGCCAGGCTGTGGTTGCAGCCGGCGGCGATCGCCCGCACACCGTTCAGTCCGGCCACGGTGACCGGGTTGGTGCGGCTGGTCGTGGTGCCGTCGCCGAGCTGGCCGTTGCCGTTGTAGCCCCAGGCCCGGACCGTGCCGTCGTTGAGCAGCGCCAGGCTGTGGTAGCAGCCGGCGGCGATCGCCCGCACACCGTTCAGTCCGGCCACGGTGCCGGGTGTCGAGTGGTTGGCGGTGCTGCCGTCGCCGAGCTGGCCGTTGCCGTTGTTGCCCCACGCGTTCACTGTGCCGTTCCGCAGCAGCGCCAGGCCGAAGCCGTCGGTGTTGCTTCCGCCCGCCACCAGCGAGGTGAGCTCGGTGCCGGTCAGCCCGGGGATCGCGCTCGGTGTCGGCCGGCTGCTGGTGTCCACCGCGCCCAGCTGGTAGGTGGAGTTGGCCCCCCAGCCCTTCGCCCGGCTGTCCTGAGCGGTGGCACTCGTCGGCAGCGCCAGCACTGCGAGCGAGGTCGCGCCCAGCAGTAGGGCGGTCAGGATCCGACGCGGGGCATTCGCGCGCTCGGTGCGCAACGGTCTCATGGCATCAGTCACTTTCGTCAGGGCCCACGCAAGGTTGGGCGGCTTGACAGTCCTGGACGGCAACCCTGCGCGGCTGGCGCCGGGCCCGCCGGGGAGGAGGTTCCCAAGCGGATCGTCCGCATACAAGCCAGCCGCGCTGCCGACCGTCCCGGACATGCGCGAGTTCACCTGTCCGGCGGGTGCGTCCGTGGATCAAGGCTCGGACCTGCCCGGAAGTCGCGACGGCTGGGCCCGCTTCCTTCATGGCCCCGGCCATGACCGGTGCCCCTCGCACTCAGGCCCGGGCAACCGGCTGCTTCGGCAGCAGGAAGACGACGATGCCCGCGATGACAGCGAGGACGAACGTCCCGAAGGACGCGACGGCGAAGGCGTGGCCGGCGGCGGCAACCCTGCCGACTGCCGCGGGATGGAACGAACCGAAGAAGACCGCTCCGACAACGGCAACGCCCAGCGCCCCGCCACACTGCTGAGCCGTGGACAGGACCCCTGACGCGACACCGGCCGACGCCGGCTCGACGCGGCTCAGCACCGTGTTGAGCGCCGGCGTGATGACCAGTCCGCCGCCGACGCTCTGCAGGACGAGGGTGGGGACCACGAGCAGCGGAGTGATCCGCGGGCCGGACACCAGCAACAGGCCGGTCGCCAGGTAACCGCTCGCCAGGATGACCGCCCCGATCTCGAGGACACGTCGTCCATGTTTCGGGATGGTCCGGCTCGCCACCATGCTGAACACGAAGAACGCGGCGGCGGCCGGCGCGTAGACCAGGCCCGCGCCGAGCGGCGACAGGTCGAGGCCCTGCTGCATCGTTACCGACAAGGCCAGGTAGTACGAGTAGATCAGCGCGTACAGGGCGAGGACGAGAACGATCCCGAGCGAGAACGAGCGCTGCTCGAACAGCGTCAGCGGCACCAGCGGGTCCCCGCCCCGCCGTTCCAGGCCCCGCTCGATCGCGACGAACGAGCCGAACGCGGCCGCGCTGCCCGCGAAGCAGGCCCAGACCCACCCTGGCCAGCCTGCCTGCTGCCCCTGGATCAGCGGGAGCACCAGGAGGAAGAGGGCCGCACTGAGCACCAGGACGCCGGGAACATCCGGCTTGCGGGTGGCGGCTGAGCCTGTCTCCGGCAGGTATCGCACTGCGAGGAGGAACAGGACGATTCCGATCGGCACGTTCACCCAGAACACCAGCCGCCAGCCGGCGGCCGAGGGGAGGTCGGCGCCGATCAGCAGTCCGCCGATGAGCTGTCCGCTGATGGTGGCCGTACCCATGACGGTGCCGAGCACGCCGTACACGCTGTGCCGCCCCGCCGCCGGCACCAGCACCGTGACGTACGCGAACACCTGGGGAACCATCAGGGCTGCTCCCAGGCCCTGGAGGACCCGCGCGGCGATGAGGCTTTCCGCGTTCGGTGAGAGCGCGCAAGCAACTGATGACAGCGTGAACAGGGCCACCCCGAGAAGGAGGATCCGCTTGCGGCCGTACCGGTCAGCCAGCCGAGTAGCGGTGATGATGAAGACCGCGTAACCCAGCTGATAACCCGCCAGCACCCACTGGACATCGCCGGCGGAGGCATGCAGGTCCGCCTCGATCGAGGGATCGGCGACCACGACGATGAACGAGTCGAGGACCGCCATGAACAGGGCGATCAGGACAACCGAGATCGTCAGCCACGGAGTGGCGACAGCTTTCGCCGCCACTACCGGTCGGCCGGCTGACTGCTGACCACTTGCCACGACTGGAGACCTCTTCATCCATCCTCCGACTGCCCTTTGGATAACGCATGATGACGTTTCGTCAGTCGACGGTGAGCACCAACTTCCCAGTGCTCCTGCCGGTTTCACCGAGCCCGTGGGCCTTGGCGGCGTCCGCCAGCGGGAAGACGGCGTCGATGTGCACCTTCAGCCTGCCGGTCTCGACCAACTCCGTGATGGCCAACAGCGCCCGCCGGTCGGGCTCGACCAGCATGAAGCCCGAGCGGATGGAGCGCGCGGCCGCGGCCGAGGCGATCGCCTCGGTCTCCCGGGCCGGGAGGGTGATCAATGTGCCACCGCTGCGCAGCACCGAGAGCGAGCGCTCCTGGTAGTCCCCGGCGATCGG contains:
- a CDS encoding helix-turn-helix transcriptional regulator, which gives rise to MKADRLLSILLLLQTRGQVPATELAERLEVSVRTVYRDVEALSVAGVPVWAERGRHGGINLLPGYRTDVTGLTSDEARALFVLSPQCAHQALGLGDAINSALRKVMAALPAPHRPAAERTSQRILIDPARWMRAEPNGTADLGELQRAVFTDRRIVLTYRHSGAGEPSEYTVDPYGLVSKAGVWYLVADLDSEPRLFRADRVLAATVSDDPVCHRPGLGLADVWTVLRDQVERVPESVRVLVRARRSRLDMLLRIHGSRVAVPPAPGDGEWAELTFAFPAVRAARALLSFGTDIEILAPPEARVELARAAAEITQLYG
- a CDS encoding RCC1 domain-containing protein, whose translation is MRPLRTERANAPRRILTALLLGATSLAVLALPTSATAQDSRAKGWGANSTYQLGAVDTSSRPTPSAIPGLTGTELTSLVAGGSNTDGFGLALLRNGTVNAWGNNGNGQLGDGSTANHSTPGTVAGLNGVRAIAAGCYHSLALLNDGTVRAWGYNGNGQLGDGTTTSRTNPVTVAGLNGVRAIAAGCNHSLALLNDGTVRAWGYNGYGQLGDGTTTSRSNPVTVAGLNNAQALAGGQNHSVALLNDGMVSAWGYNGNGQLGDGSTTNRYTPVAVQNLANARSLAAGGNSTYALLGDGTERAWGYNGYGQLGDASTTDRLTPVAVQNLANVKSIAAGQVHALALLSDGTVRAWGYNGYGQLGDGSTTNRSTPVAAAGANSYLTFIAAPSYGHFSLAA
- a CDS encoding MFS transporter, which codes for MASGQQSAGRPVVAAKAVATPWLTISVVLIALFMAVLDSFIVVVADPSIEADLHASAGDVQWVLAGYQLGYAVFIITATRLADRYGRKRILLLGVALFTLSSVACALSPNAESLIAARVLQGLGAALMVPQVFAYVTVLVPAAGRHSVYGVLGTVMGTATISGQLIGGLLIGADLPSAAGWRLVFWVNVPIGIVLFLLAVRYLPETGSAATRKPDVPGVLVLSAALFLLVLPLIQGQQAGWPGWVWACFAGSAAAFGSFVAIERGLERRGGDPLVPLTLFEQRSFSLGIVLVLALYALIYSYYLALSVTMQQGLDLSPLGAGLVYAPAAAAFFVFSMVASRTIPKHGRRVLEIGAVILASGYLATGLLLVSGPRITPLLVVPTLVLQSVGGGLVITPALNTVLSRVEPASAGVASGVLSTAQQCGGALGVAVVGAVFFGSFHPAAVGRVAAAGHAFAVASFGTFVLAVIAGIVVFLLPKQPVARA